The genome window TTGGAAACCCCAGGGTTTGAATCAGTGGACCAAAATACATGTTATCTGTGACACAAGTTAGGTCCTGTGTGCCAAACCCAACAGTCTCATGTTCACAGAGACACATGGAGCCCGGAGCTCAAGGAGAGGCAAAGAGGTCCCGCCTCTGGAGCagtttccactggtgaaaatggcacaggaggaaAGTGTGACaccccttcttttcctctctcaaCATCTGGATCCACACAAAGTGATGGAGAATGTTTTGAAAGGTTCACTCCCCCATGAACATGTGGCTGAGAGTCAGTTCAGGCACCTGTGGATCCCACTCACATCACAGGTATTTTGGCCCAGCATCAGGCAACTTTGTATGTACCAGGCTTGTGCTTTCTAACCCACCTCTGAAGAATCTTGTCGCTGATGCTCAGTGGAAAGAAGGCAACTGAACCATGGCAAGTTGTGGCCCTGAACAAGCTCACCTGGAGCTCTCCGTGACCTTCCCAAAGAGCCCCCCCAACCTttggcaggaaggcaggagttCAGTTGTGAACTGTGTTGCCCCATGGTGTTGTGTCCCTGGGTGATTTATATGGCTCTGTCTGATGGATGTGCCTGGGGACACAGAGGTGGAAGCTCTGTCAAAGACTTTAAGCAGAGGTGAAGGGTGGTCAATAAGAAGGATTTCTTGCCCAATCGATCATCCTTTGCCATTTATTtctagcctccctccctccttctgtcGCCTCCAGGAAGAGTAAAGAAAGACACGGCCACGGCCCAACTGGGCTGCCATTCACCACTTTGGTTATAGCcatggggttgccagctgcaggttgggaaattcctggagatgggcagtggagcctggaaagggatCTCAGCAGAGAATGTTACCAGACAGCCCATCCTGCCAAGAAAtctccagggggaactgatctctgtcatctggagattagttgtaattctgggagatctccaggccctacctggagactggcaaccctacttccaggGCCTTccacttagaacaggggtctgcaacctgcggctccggagccgcatgtggctctttcagccttatactgcagctctgcatggcctggaggtcggagggtagtgtgggcgggtccctccagccctccagagcagggctggaaggaaaggtgagtggaggggccaaaccggaggcggctccattcGGAGCAGCCCCTCCGGCTCGACAGATCTTCGGGggtgtggaaaacaggtccaaatggctctttgggtggtaaaggttgccgacccctgacttAGAAACTTCCAAAGGTGAGCCAGGAGGGTCCATAGAGGTTGAGGTGGGCCTTACTGCAAAGGCCCAACTGGGATGATACAAGTTCCCTCTTGAtctcccccaatcccccccccaatcatgATGTTTAGATTGAACCAGGAAGTGGCGTCTCAATCTGCCTGTCTTCTCCCAGTCACCAGTTGGAGTTAAATGGGTGCCTGCTCAGTTTAATTGTTGGATGGTCTCGGAGGGAAGAGATGTGGCTTATTGCTGAAACGTGCTTGGCATACacaaggccccaggttcaatttccagttaaaaagaggtggtgtgaaaaacctctgtctgagaccttggcagccactgccagctggaatagacaatactgacttggatggcccaaggGTCTGATCCCATGTAAGGTGGCTTCATGGATGTGTTCCAACTCATGGAACAattcccttcttttttaaaaaatggctttctgGGGTCTTTCTCACAGGTCCATTTGGCAAATGCATCCCTTTCCCACTCATTCAGCTAGCTTTGGTTTCTGTGACAATAAATGAACTCTAGCAAATATGGTCTGGTCTTCCTCAATATTGCCAAGACTCAGGAGTGTTCAGGTGTGCATTCCCACTCATGAGACTGATATGCGAGAACATGTGGCATGCCTCATCCACAAGGCACATCTTTAACGGGTTTATTATTTCCAAAATAGGCTGCCagtaaagcaaaacagaaaagccaAGAAGGACCAAATCGAATCAAAcacaaaagtgttttttttttaaaaaaaatccatcccgATAAAGAGCGCTGAAGAATTCAAAAGCTCCCCTACTGTTTTCTGTTATTGTGGCTGGCCTTAATGAAACATATGGCCAGTGGAGTCAGAGTGCTATTTTTCATCTTcctttcttcattattattattattattattattattattattattattattattattattattattattattattattattattattattattattattcaagtACAGTTACCTTTCCCCAAACCAAaccatgtttttcttttcttctacgACCTCTTTGTTTGTTGGACTTTCACCTTCTGCTTATATCATGTCCATGTTTACACAGGGGGACATATAGTTAGAAGGCATTTGTAAGTCCCCTtccatgacacccccccccccaagattttaATTACATACTTGTATAAGCCTTCTGAGAGTCTGCAAATCagtacacttttttttttaaaaagtgtcagtACTCACATATAAGGTTGTGccgatttccaccaattccctgctcaggacttgggagagcccccccccctcaaaagggGCCAGTGCTCAGTATTGGTGAATACTATCACACACTGACACACACCAACAAAAAACCCGGTCTGGTGCAGGCAAGGTtgaaaaaatatgataaaattcaGTAATGGATGGTTCTGCATTTACTACAGACTCTTGGAATTGAATACCAGCTTCCTTTTAGCATGCACAACACAAGCTTCTTATAAACTTGCAGGAAGAGATGATGTTATTTTCTCAGATTTTCAAATTctcaaagttttggtattgaggCTTTGAGCAGTCTCGAACAatcataccttcgggactgccTTTCCCCATACTGCCCACAGAAGACCTTGTGGTCTTCTGGTAGCaatctgctggtgacccctggcatCCACATGGTGGAATTTGCTACCAACAGAAATTAGCGATCTACAAGACCTCTTAACAATTTTGCAGAGCATGTAAAACATAAATATTCTGATGCACCTTCAATTAAGGCTGCTGCGGAATCTTGAGAAATTGGTTGGGCCCCAAACTTACGCCCCACTAGTCTGCCCAAATAAGAGCCATGAGAGTGAGCAGAATTGGAAATAAGGTGGACAAATGGATTAATGATTAATTCGCCATCAGGGTTTTTATGGAATGTTTTTATTGATGATGTCTGTTAACTGCCCTAAGCCCAACTTTGGCCGGGGAGGGCAAGatattaaatcaaacaaacaaacaaacaaataatgtattgttgaaggctttcatggctgttcctaacgttttgcctgcatctgtggctggcatcttcacctctgaagatgccagccacagatgtaggcgaaacattaggaacaagatctaccagaccactgccacacagcctggtatACCCATCACAACCGGATAAATAATGCACTCTGGTTGACTGAAATTACAAAGGCTGTGAAAAAACCATACAGAAAAGCAGCTAGAATAAGCTAGGGAAGATgacatttctctctctgtgtgtgtgtttttaatcaaACCAAACcatacaattttatttatttattcattccatttataccccgccctacactGAAATCCCAGGGCGGCTATAAATAAGTGAActgaaatttaaataataatctctctattttaaaataaaacctgaaTTAAAATTCAGttagtaaaaataaaattaagaatgCTGTTGCAGACACTGAAATTAATTTGTTTGTAGCCATAAAAGTTTAACATTCTACCGTAAATAGCATGTTCAACtacaaaatctatttttttttaattaagcttAATAAAAATGGATTGATGCTGTTTAGTTTTTTGTGGGGAAGGCTGGGTTCAAAGGAATCTCTTTGCTTCTGTATATGCTTTATATAGCAACATTCATGTGGAATCTAGTGAAAATCAAAGCACATGTTATGTACAGATAGATTAAAATGGCATAATTATTTGGATTTGTGGAAGTTCACTTTGACATCAGTTCAAATGGAGAAGACACAGTTTTGCATCCAATTGCTCACCATTTTAGCTTTGCAAAAATATGTTCTGGTTTATTGTTATTTTGCATATCCCAGGTTCACACTGTTGTTTCAATTAGCTCCATTAAATTTTAATAAAACGAATGCCTTTTAAATTGAATCTGGATTTCCTAGCTCAGTATATCCTAATGAGTAAATAAAACTCCCATTTTGACCgacatgaaaacatgaaaaccAACTTCAATACATTTTTAATGATTAAAAAAGTGTAATTGGTTAAATGAGATAAAGAAAAATGTTGCATTTCTATAAAGGAAGCGAAAAAGTCAAACTAAAACATTGTAGGGGTAAAGGAAATGTAAAGTTAGATCTCCTGTACCACAAagcactaattttttaaaaaaaacttcccttATTGAAAAAATACCATGTCAGCAAATTTAATTTTCTGTAATGTTTGAAATAGACATTAAAATATCAGGGATGAAGCAACACCTACTTTGCAAATTAAGTTGACCCAATCATGATGCATAAATGTTGAAAATGCGGTCCTGGGAATTTATATTTGTTTCACTTAGCTCAGGAAGACAATGCAGCAAGCCAAAAATGTGGACTGCTGGTGGCAAACCCAGCATCCATGTCCAACAGATCTGGAACTTCACAGGAAGCCCCAGTAGTTTAGAGCAACACTCCGAAAAGGATATGATCTCGAGTGGTATGAATTAGGCGGGCGGCCTTGTTGAATACAAGTCTTATTCCCAGCAAACAGAACAGCACCTTTCAAACTGCTTCGCCAAACTTAcaataccccctcccccagttctcaGCAACAAAACCTGGTTGTTTTTAATTGAAGCATATGGGAATTTTTGCAGGTAGTGGGAGCCACTTAGGAAAACACCTGGTTAAGCTCAAATAACTGCTTCTATGTATTGTTGTTACCATATTTCTTCAACCGTTTACAATTTTTGCTCTCTGGAGCAAAAAACAGAGGTGGaaatattctgtttttaaaaattaaaaagtccGTGTTTGTGCACTGGTGTCCGCCGGAAGTACCCAGTCACCAGTCTGTGTGGCAGACCAAGCCAGCGATATAAATGCCAGCCTTTTGGCTCTGAGTCAGACCCATCTGGCAGCCGTGAGTATGCCTATGCGTGCGCGCAAGTAAACATGCGCCCAAACGGAGCAGCTCTTTGATGCTTCCTTACCCGCAGCATGACCAAAGGCTCCTTTCCCTGACATCTGGAATTATTCTTGAAGATAGAAGAAATCGTCCGTCACGTGTTCTTGGGCTTTCCAGCTCACTTGGCATCGCTGGGCTATGCATGCCAGTTTCCCAACAGTTGTGCCTTTCCACTGTCTGACTGTGTCACAGTTTGGTGGGGAGGATGGAatagattttttgtttgttccgTCTCCTTGCATCTGCGGCTGCATTTCAACCGATGCGCAATTTCTCCTTACCAAAACCCAATCTGTCGGCCCTTTTCTCAAAAGACAGTGCTTTGGGAGCACTTCACATTCTTAAATAGAGCTGTGGGGAGGAGATATCTCTGATACCAACTCTGAAGGCAAATTATAAACAAtttgtggggtgttgtggggtttctaggctgtatggccgtgttccagtagaattttctcctgacgttggGCCTGCATCTGGCTGGTAtcttttctgaaaatgccagccacagatgcaggtgaaacgtcagaagaaaacggtactggaacatggccatacagcccggaaaccccacaacaccccagtgattccggctatgaaagccttcacaATTAATTAAATGCCATTTGTTCAAAATCAGCAAACCTGACTCTGCAATACTGAGAAACAGCCGCCCTGGGCTGGCCCTCCCATAGGTGGACCTCACGCCACGCACCTGATTTCTCCCAACCAACGTTCATAAACAAATTTATTTGTCTGTTCCCAGTGACTGTGGCACGGCACACAGCGGGAGGTACAACGCTCCCTTCCATAGCCCCCTCCTCACATACCGTCCTAGCGCGTTTCTTGTACCCGACAGCAGGGGGCGCTGTATCTACACAGAACCTGCCGCGTCTCACCCTTTCTCGGCCCGCGACATCCGCTAAAGAAAGGCCACCAAAGCCAAGATCAGAGGtccggagggggaggggggaagaactcGTTTGTCTGGATTGGATCTGCCCTGTTCTAGTAGCAGCTGCATCTGTTAACTAAAGGCTGTGGGAAAGAAGCATGCCCCTTGAAACTCTTAAAAGTGTCCTGTTTCAGCCTTCGGAAGCAGGCAGCCACAACAGGCCCTTAGTGTTCTGGGGCAGCTGTGGGGTGGAGGTAGGTGAGCCACACCTAACCAGTCTCCTGGCTCAGGTGGGGAAAGCAGACCAGTCAGTGATCTGGTACAACTTGGTTTTAGGTGCAAGACTGGGCTCCCCAGGGCTCTGTTTAGAAAGACCAGCCCAGGAGGCTTGCTCTGCTGGCCGATCTGCTTGAAGAGAAGAACCGAGCTTTTGTTACCCAGGCCTGGCCTTGAACAGGAGTCAACCCGTAGGTCTTAGTTTCAGGGCCTCTGCCCGGAGGGAGAGACAGCGGGGCAGAAGAGGAAGCCAGCAAGTAAAGTAGCCCTACCTCTTGACTGCCGCAGAAAGTATTTCAGAGGCCCAAAGTCTTCGCGTCAATCCtcaacaccgccccccccccccgcacctctgTCCCGGTTAAAGAGACGGACGTTGTCGGTCCCCTACAAACTCACTGGAAGAGGAGACGCGGCTCCTACTCTTTTGGTTTCAGGACAAAAGTAGCACGCAGCTGCCGCGCAAAGACGGAAGAggcgctttcctttttttttaccgACGCTGACAGAGGAGGCAAATCCGCGGGCACGGCTGGCTGTTGCGATCGCCACTGCCCTGGCGGAGAAAGTCCGATCCCCCCCCGGATCCCCGGCAGGCATGAGGAAAAGGGGCCGAGCAGAGAGTTCCTCGGCAGGGCCGCGACTCTCCCTCTACTGAGCGTTTCTGCGCTTCCTACCAAGTCTGAACAAAACGGCCCTTGCCTGGCACAGATGAGCACAGGCGGGGCAAACTGTGGGGCAAGCCTTTTCTGGCCCAAACGTTTGACCCCGGGACTCGGCCAGCAATAATCCCGACCCCGACCCAACCCACAAGCGAGCCTACAGACCCCTCCTTCTGCTTTGCGCCTCTTTCCAGCTGTGTCGCTCAGAATGAGCTGAATTCTGCGTATTGTTCGAAGCTTTCACGGTAGGAGTCACTagggggttgttgtgggttttccgggttgtgtggccgtgttccagtagcattttctcctgacgtttctcctgcagctgtagctggcatcttccaggcacagatgcaggcgaaacgtcaggagaaaatgctacaggaacacggccacacaacccggaaaacccacaagacccAAGTTGAATTCTGCTGCTGTTGAGCCTGGCTTTGCTTGTGGCTTTTCAATGCAATCCGAATGAccctcctgcccccgccccagaaacCCGAAAGGCGCTGGTGCTCTGAGCAAGATGGAAACCCCGTGGACCCAGTATCCCCTTCGTTCGCTTCCAACTAGATCTCAGGAACCAAACGCTTAGAAGCCGCCTATTGTTAGGAAAGCCGTCTCCGGCGGGCAAGTTGCGGAAGAAACCAGCCCCAGGAGAGAACAggcaggacaccccccccctcccgccagctgacaccccctccccggaAGCAGCTTCCCCCCCTCgcaaggcagcagcagcacttgCGGCTGGATTGTGCCCAGAGTCCACTGAAAGGGTTCTTCTCTCCCCCAAGCAGCCAGTCAAGCGCTGCTAAGATCCCAGCCGGGAAGTTTTACAGCCCGatttaaatacatatttaagAAACCGCCTTCCAGGGCTGCTCTTTTGAAATCGTGGCTTGCGAGACGGCTGGCCTGTGGGCCTTGCAGATGCCCGCCTTCCCCATTGGAGGAAACCAGCaggatttctcctccttcccttcccaatcccttccctccctgctggcaTCATTGCCTAGCCCCTTTCCGTCGGACGGCCCGTCCCATTGCTTTAGGTGCTAGTTTAGACCCCAGAATGGCAACGTCGAGCCCCAAGCAGCCTCCCCAGAGAGCCTGCCCCTCGACAGCCCCCTCCAGGGTGGCTTTTGATGCCGGCGAATGCCTTCAGCTTCTGAATgaatggtggggggtggggggtgggaatccaAACGCCTTGGCCTTATAAGAAACCGGCTTCACTTGGAAGCCAACCTCATATGACAAGGAGACTTCTGAGAGTGCAGCCCCTCCAGTCCGAGCCCCTTTGCCTCAACGCAGAACGATTTGGGGCAGGGAcagaattggggtggggagaggcagaagaagaaggctgGAAACTTTCTGACCCTggcaactgggggtggggggtggggggtggggagaagggttCCTGTACTATCCGCAAACGTTGCGCAGCACAACCAAAGAATCGCAACAAacaactggggtgttgtggggtttccgggttgcatggccgtgttccagtagcatttcctcctgaggtttcgcctgcatctgtggctggcgtcttcagatgctctgaagatgccagccacagatgcaggcgacacctcaggagaacacggccatacatcccggaaaccccacaacacctcagtgattccggccgggaaagccttcaacaatacattgcaacaAACAACTGTTCGGGCCCCAACAACTGAATGGAGTTTGCGCCCCtaggatgcggggggggggggcgtccacCTCCCGCTGCCTTCGGACTGGAGGGGCTGCAATCTGGCGTCCACCTCCCGCTGCCTTCGGAGCGCCCGCGGTGGCCAGAGCGGCTTCCACGTCGGAAGGACAGCAGGCAAGCTGGGTACGCCCCTGCGTCGCGTGTGCAGGGCCGAGACCCCCGAGAaggcaaagcggggggggggggggcgaaggaaGCCTCGGAGGCTGCCCCCAaacgctcccttccctccctctgcccttgcGCCCTGCTGCAAAAACGGGgacagaaaagtttttttaaaaaaaagaagacaggaggCGCGTTCCTTCCTGGATAAATGTTTTATGCGAGTAATAAAATATTGGCTGTAACATAAATAAAAACGGAGCTGGATACAGACGGGAAGGCGGAGTAGCGGGACCGACCCCCAACCCACAGGCCCCGAAGAAGACTGCCCAGCCGGGCTCGGCCCGCCGGCCAAAGAAATAGGCTGGCGGGCCGAGCTGGCCTCCCAAGGGCCCACTCtgtccagcccctcccccccgggggttgggggaggttgCCTGCGCGTGTATGTATCACGGGCCGGACCCCAGGAAGTAGGAATGGCCTTAAATCAGAGTCCCTGGACGGCTTCCTGGGATCGGCGCCCGAGGGCCCTTCGGAAACCCCCGGGGCGCCCCGTCGGTTGGGCTCCTTTGGGAAAACCGACGCCGCCTCCCCAAGTCCCGGACCCCCCAATACGCCCAGCCGGGAGCGACGGGTgaccagccccctccccatacCTTGCCTCCCTTCCTTGTTGTGGGACGTGAGCTCCAAGCAACGCGAGGGGACCTTTGGTCAAGCGCTCCTCACCCGCCGCCGGGCGGCTTTGCTCAGTCGGAGCaagtttggttgttgtggttggttgttttttgtgtcttttttggaagttcaaaaataaatacagagaCTTAAATTAGAAAGAGAGTCGGTGGCCCGCAAGCTGGAGGAATAAATTAAGGCGCCCCTCTCCGCCGCCCTTGCGCCTCGGTCCGGCGGGCCAGGAGGCGCAGCAGGGGGGTCGGCGCCCGCGGCTCTCCCGGTCAGTCCACGCCCCCTCCGGCCCAAGCGGAGGTGAGCGTGCCGCGCAGCCAGTCCAGTCCGGTCCCGTCCAGTCCGTCGGGGCTGGCCCCGCAGCCCCCGCGGCTCAGTCATTGCACCGGGCTCTGGAGCGTGTGGTGCAGCTGCGGCGAGGCGTCGGGCTGTGCGTAAACGTCCTCCATGGCCGGCGGGTGGGGGCCGCCGGCGGGCGTCATGCGCTTCTCCTTCTGCCGTCGGTTGCAGAACCAGACGCGCACCACCTCCTTCTCCAGCTGCAGAGTGTCCGCCAGCGAGGTGATCTCGTGGGCCGAGGGCTTGGGGCACTTGAggaagtggctctccagggcGCCCTTGACGCCCACCTCGATGGAGGTGCGCTTCTTGCGCTTGCGGCCCTGCGCGGCGATCTTGTCCAGGTTGGCCGGGCTGCCCGTGCTCGAGTCGGTCTCCTCCAGCCACTTGTTGAGCAGGGGCTTCAGCTTGCACATGTTCTTGAAGCTCAGCTGCAGCGCCTCGAAGCGGCAGATGGTGGTCTGCGAGAAGACGTTGCCGTACAGGGTGCCCAGCGCCAGGCCCACGTCGGCCTGCGTGAAGCCCAGCTTGATGCGCCGCTGCTTGAACTGCTTGGCGAACTGCTCCAGGTCGTCCGAGCTGGGCGCGTCCTCGTCCGACGGCGGCTCGTGGCCCGGGTGGCCCAGGTGCGGCGGGGAGCCGTCCAGGTGCGCCTCGGCCGCCTCGTCGTGGCCGTGGGGCGCGTGGCCGTGCGGCAGGTGCAAGGTGGGCGCCTGCGGGCACAGCATCCCGTTCAGGCCCGGGTAGGCGGCCTGCGAGTAGAGCAGCGGCTGGTGCCCGCCGCCCGTCGGGGACATGGCCGAGGGGCAGCCGCCCAGGTGGTGCGCCTGCCCGCCTTGCGCCCAGtggcccccgccgccgccgcccgtcgCCTGCTGATGCACCAGGTGCGAGCGCGAGTGGAAGCCGCCGTCGAGGTCCCCCCGCGGGCCACCGCCGCCTTTAACGTGCTCCAAGtgcgagccgccgccgccgccgcctccccagTCGCCCGTGGCG of Sphaerodactylus townsendi isolate TG3544 linkage group LG06, MPM_Stown_v2.3, whole genome shotgun sequence contains these proteins:
- the POU3F1 gene encoding POU domain, class 3, transcription factor 1, with translation MATTAQYLPRGSPLLAVPTPDAERLHQGATYREVQKMMHHEYLQGLAATPGHPIGSLPHHQWLPGATGDWGGGGGGGSHLEHVKGGGGPRGDLDGGFHSRSHLVHQQATGGGGGGHWAQGGQAHHLGGCPSAMSPTGGGHQPLLYSQAAYPGLNGMLCPQAPTLHLPHGHAPHGHDEAAEAHLDGSPPHLGHPGHEPPSDEDAPSSDDLEQFAKQFKQRRIKLGFTQADVGLALGTLYGNVFSQTTICRFEALQLSFKNMCKLKPLLNKWLEETDSSTGSPANLDKIAAQGRKRKKRTSIEVGVKGALESHFLKCPKPSAHEITSLADTLQLEKEVVRVWFCNRRQKEKRMTPAGGPHPPAMEDVYAQPDASPQLHHTLQSPVQ